A window from bacterium encodes these proteins:
- a CDS encoding HD domain-containing protein, translated as MATTLDDRLKTWQELARLSGAILDLDDHEARRRCIYDAAIRMFGMDRATLVPIGRAMAELSAPGRNQLPFFEYLALQRKPVLVQDANSDHGFTMPAEIADWRFPTLLFIPLIARETALGVLALASNAIKEFSPEEEALIGAFVPQVVAAMDSETLQRLAARHEAFQAFLGELDGIMLRPELPEILSATVRLVQKALEVEKVLVFSRPKARRQQPLDVTVAEGCPYANGGCLSGHACGKLANSHAGLKSVEIRNAEAIAAEVGPDHALCQERQVAIAPIHTHRQHYGVLQVFNKLDGTDFTQDELDLIENVGRKLGLAFDNHALMEQVNEGSLETIKGLARALDSKDKYTANHSENVAQYGYLTAVAMGLDPEHCQRIKLGGILHDIGKIGIPDEILNKPSRLTDEEFMIIKQHPGKGYRILEPFKQMRDVADAACSHHERYDGAGYPRRLKAEAIPIGGRILALADAFDTLTSDRKYRPRVPIMDALVEMRRCAGSHFDPQVVVGFFLAMAELGPLDLNKNELPPRELLLEMADLSLPLERFLPPKEA; from the coding sequence ATGGCCACCACCCTGGATGACCGCCTCAAGACCTGGCAGGAACTCGCGCGCCTCTCGGGGGCGATCCTGGACCTCGACGATCACGAGGCGCGCCGCCGCTGTATCTATGACGCCGCCATCCGCATGTTCGGGATGGATCGCGCCACGCTGGTGCCCATCGGCCGCGCGATGGCAGAGCTCTCGGCTCCCGGCCGCAATCAGCTTCCCTTCTTCGAATACCTGGCCCTCCAGCGCAAGCCGGTGCTGGTCCAGGACGCCAACAGCGATCACGGCTTTACCATGCCGGCCGAGATCGCAGACTGGCGCTTTCCGACGCTGCTCTTCATTCCCTTGATCGCGCGTGAGACGGCCCTCGGGGTGCTCGCCCTCGCCAGCAACGCCATCAAGGAGTTCTCCCCCGAGGAGGAGGCCCTCATCGGGGCCTTCGTGCCCCAGGTGGTCGCGGCCATGGACTCGGAGACCCTCCAGCGCCTGGCCGCGCGTCACGAGGCCTTCCAGGCCTTCCTAGGCGAGCTGGACGGGATCATGCTGCGGCCGGAGCTGCCCGAGATTCTGAGTGCGACGGTTCGCCTGGTCCAGAAGGCCCTCGAGGTCGAGAAGGTCCTGGTCTTCTCGCGCCCCAAGGCGCGCCGTCAGCAGCCGCTGGACGTGACGGTGGCCGAAGGGTGCCCCTACGCGAATGGCGGCTGCTTGTCGGGCCATGCCTGCGGCAAGCTCGCCAATTCCCACGCGGGGCTCAAGAGCGTCGAGATCCGCAACGCCGAGGCCATCGCGGCCGAGGTGGGCCCGGATCACGCCCTGTGCCAGGAGCGTCAGGTGGCGATCGCGCCCATCCACACCCATCGTCAGCACTACGGGGTGCTTCAGGTCTTCAATAAGCTGGACGGCACCGACTTCACCCAGGACGAGCTGGACCTCATCGAGAACGTGGGGCGCAAGCTGGGCCTCGCCTTCGACAACCACGCCCTCATGGAGCAGGTCAACGAAGGCAGCCTAGAGACCATCAAGGGGCTCGCACGGGCCCTGGACAGCAAGGACAAGTACACGGCCAACCACTCGGAGAACGTGGCCCAGTACGGCTACCTCACCGCGGTGGCCATGGGCCTGGACCCCGAGCACTGCCAGCGCATCAAGCTGGGCGGCATCCTGCACGACATCGGGAAGATCGGCATCCCGGACGAGATCCTCAACAAGCCCTCGCGCCTGACGGACGAGGAGTTCATGATCATCAAGCAGCATCCGGGCAAGGGCTACCGGATCCTCGAGCCCTTCAAGCAGATGCGCGACGTGGCGGATGCGGCGTGCTCGCACCACGAGCGTTACGATGGCGCCGGCTATCCGCGCCGCCTCAAGGCTGAGGCGATTCCCATCGGCGGGCGGATTTTGGCCTTGGCCGACGCCTTCGACACGCTGACCAGCGATCGCAAGTACCGCCCCCGGGTGCCTATCATGGACGCGCTGGTCGAGATGCGCCGCTGCGCGGGCTCGCACTTCGATCCGCAGGTGGTGGTGGGCTTCTTCCTGGCCATGGCGGAGCTCGGGCCGCTGGACCTGAACAAGAACGAGCTGCCGCCCCGCGAACTGCTCCTGGAGATGGCGGATCTGTCGCTGCCGCTGGAGCGGTTCCTGCCGCCCAAGGAAGCTTAA